Proteins from a single region of Dysosmobacter acutus:
- a CDS encoding nucleotide exchange factor GrpE, translating to MSEENKNQTPEEPVSPESKEGGQETQEPKEEAKAAKPKKSKEKKYTLTREQMEQMELAAKQLEAAKDQYTRLAAEYDNYRKRTAREKETIYQDAKGDTIEKFLAVYDNLERALKTDDQSDSPHKKGMEMIFAQFKGILEAMGVTEIEALGQPFDPARHNAVMHIDDESLGENVVADVFQAGFMLGDRVLRFATVRVAN from the coding sequence ATGAGTGAAGAGAACAAGAACCAGACGCCGGAGGAGCCGGTATCTCCCGAGAGCAAAGAGGGCGGCCAGGAGACGCAGGAGCCCAAGGAGGAGGCCAAAGCCGCAAAGCCCAAAAAGAGCAAGGAGAAGAAATACACCCTGACCCGGGAACAGATGGAGCAGATGGAGCTGGCCGCCAAGCAGCTGGAGGCCGCCAAGGACCAGTACACACGGCTGGCCGCCGAGTATGACAACTACCGAAAGCGGACCGCCCGGGAAAAGGAAACCATCTATCAGGACGCCAAGGGCGACACCATTGAAAAATTCCTGGCCGTGTACGACAATCTGGAGCGGGCACTGAAGACCGATGACCAGAGCGACTCTCCCCACAAAAAGGGCATGGAGATGATTTTTGCCCAGTTTAAGGGAATCCTGGAGGCCATGGGCGTCACGGAGATCGAGGCCCTGGGCCAGCCCTTTGACCCGGCCAGGCACAACGCGGTCATGCACATCGACGACGAGTCCCTGGGTGAAAACGTGGTGGCGGACGTGTTCCAGGCCGGCTTCATGCTTGGAGATAGGGTGCTCCGCTTTGCCACGGTGCGGGTGGCCAACTGA
- the pxpB gene encoding 5-oxoprolinase subunit PxpB yields MERFLPAGDSAVTVELGGAISSKVNARVRSLQAAVESAGIPGIRETVPAYCSLTVHYDPCQILFGPLVARLRELTAALDAAAATPYVVVELPVLYGGEFGPDLGAVARFAGKSEQEVIALHSEVEYLIYMLGFTPGFPYLGGLNPAIAAPRLETPRLRIPAGSVGIAGSQTGVYPVASPGGWQLIGRTPVSLYDPARPEPILLRAGEYVKFRPIDGETYRSIAAQGASYVCRRSICEEVGL; encoded by the coding sequence ATGGAACGGTTTTTGCCCGCAGGCGACAGCGCCGTCACCGTGGAGTTGGGCGGCGCCATCTCTTCCAAGGTCAACGCCCGGGTTCGTTCGCTCCAGGCGGCCGTTGAGAGCGCCGGCATTCCCGGCATCCGGGAGACGGTGCCCGCCTACTGCTCCCTCACCGTCCACTACGATCCCTGCCAAATTCTCTTCGGCCCGCTGGTGGCGCGTCTGCGGGAGCTGACCGCCGCCCTGGACGCGGCGGCGGCCACGCCGTACGTGGTGGTGGAGCTGCCGGTGCTCTACGGCGGGGAATTCGGGCCGGACCTTGGCGCCGTGGCCCGGTTCGCCGGAAAGTCGGAGCAGGAGGTCATCGCCCTCCACAGCGAGGTGGAGTATCTCATCTACATGCTGGGCTTCACCCCGGGCTTCCCCTACTTAGGAGGCCTGAACCCGGCCATCGCCGCGCCCAGGCTGGAGACGCCCCGGCTGCGCATTCCGGCCGGCAGCGTGGGCATTGCCGGGAGCCAGACCGGCGTCTACCCCGTGGCCTCCCCCGGCGGATGGCAGCTGATCGGACGCACTCCGGTCTCCCTCTATGATCCCGCCCGGCCGGAGCCCATTTTGCTCCGGGCCGGAGAGTACGTCAAATTCCGGCCCATTGACGGGGAAACCTATCGCAGCATCGCCGCCCAGGGTGCGTCCTATGTCTGCCGCCGCTCCATTTGTGAGGAGGTGGGGCTGTGA
- the hrcA gene encoding heat-inducible transcriptional repressor HrcA: protein MELSDRKKQILKIVVEDYVASAEPVGSKAIAAQMEGRVSSATIRNELSDLVESGYLEQPHTSAGRIPTPRGYRIYVNELMEQHRLSMQETRRINQALQIKMEELDRVIAQAGQVVSSFEGYPAYVATTGKGQIRVRRFDLLSVDDSNCILVLMTNDDRVKSQLLRMQLKVGGDQLPVLVNLLNKRFTGASPEEMNRRLMDDSDQVPPPLFLLLSQIVAYATRVLEDAVRKEVKTLGASQILKLPEFRDADKAHQLMSFLSEDKENLPGPDEDDPMKILIGPENVSEALQDTSVVVASYDIGDNMRGLIGVVGPTRMDYATVAARLSCFADGLSRMFGKNELPEDKSHE, encoded by the coding sequence GTGGAGTTAAGCGACCGGAAAAAGCAAATACTGAAGATCGTGGTGGAGGACTATGTGGCCTCCGCCGAGCCGGTTGGCTCCAAGGCCATTGCGGCCCAGATGGAGGGGCGGGTCAGCTCCGCCACCATCCGCAATGAGCTTTCAGACCTGGTGGAGTCAGGCTATCTGGAGCAGCCCCACACCTCCGCCGGCCGGATTCCCACCCCCCGGGGCTACCGGATTTACGTCAATGAGCTGATGGAGCAGCACCGCCTCTCCATGCAGGAGACCCGGCGCATCAACCAGGCCCTCCAGATCAAGATGGAGGAGCTGGACCGGGTGATCGCCCAGGCGGGCCAGGTGGTCTCCTCCTTTGAGGGGTATCCGGCCTATGTGGCCACCACCGGCAAAGGCCAGATCCGGGTGCGCCGGTTCGACCTTTTGAGCGTGGATGATTCCAACTGCATCCTGGTGCTGATGACCAACGACGACCGGGTGAAGTCCCAGTTGCTGCGCATGCAGCTGAAGGTGGGCGGCGATCAGCTGCCGGTGCTGGTCAACCTTTTGAACAAGCGATTTACCGGTGCCTCGCCGGAGGAGATGAACCGCCGGCTGATGGATGATTCCGACCAGGTGCCGCCGCCGCTTTTCCTGCTGCTGAGCCAGATTGTGGCCTACGCCACCCGTGTTCTGGAGGACGCGGTGCGCAAGGAAGTCAAGACTTTAGGCGCCAGCCAGATTCTGAAGCTGCCGGAGTTCCGGGACGCAGACAAGGCCCACCAGCTGATGAGCTTCCTCTCGGAGGACAAGGAAAACCTGCCGGGGCCGGATGAGGACGATCCTATGAAAATTCTCATTGGCCCGGAAAATGTCAGCGAGGCGCTTCAGGACACCAGCGTGGTGGTGGCCAGTTATGACATCGGCGACAACATGCGGGGCCTGATCGGCGTGGTGGGGCCCACCCGGATGGATTACGCCACGGTGGCGGCGCGGCTGAGCTGTTTTGCCGACGGCTTGAGCCGGATGTTTGGCAAAAACGAATTACCGGAGGATAAATCTCATGAGTGA
- a CDS encoding S-layer homology domain-containing protein: MKKFLSLALALVMALSLFTVASAAEYKDLTDKDEITYSEAVAVLNKLGIISGYEDGSFKPDTALNRAQAAKIMCGLLLTQATADKLTVSAAPFKDVAADYWAAAYISYCKNAKILDGYSDGTFRPTATLTGYQFVKMLLTALGYSSETEKFTGSGWTLNVAKVSNGIGLTNGNDEFGGNSEVTREEACLYALNMLKATQVTYDGTTVSVTTGDAQVIVGSQKAYKVENNGSSDGNIKDDGYMQFAEEHFGALKISNSNDSDDFGRPSNSWSYKNVTFGTYAKQPTFTYTAAASGDDAADKVKNMGLKNYKLADQDSDTDGVQFTAYTNGRLDDKSITKLTDIPALTANGTVVEVYTDDDTADLITDIVVVKSQLMQVNRVSTTAKTVSLKKVESENTNVVSVVAVDEDNDYYPVLSQLKADDYVVITPVKASASGDVEVAAAYKATTDSGALSKVSMKTNGDVNGVTLNGTAYKLSAINDGFADLNAGSVVNASKDSTLYLDKYGYAMYITDVTTGTDFFIYSSMYNTLVDGKLVHVAQGYDLEGNAVSLNIGTNDEDTSVLPAGMTMGTIYAYSTSGSKNNGEYKITTAESTNDSDGRKYVDNTGLTLTQNASATNIPSKGYYASGVKFVYLSVNDGEIDKVTVREGVQKVSGLSAKLVFNKDDEITYVVITGDAEDATGTNVAFVSKKTGETSVGNKAADIYTLYIDGVKTEGVISKNQGLAGQFVTYAAGDDNVYTLKAYTSSTNTTSVATGLTLDTVADQFVGTRYLVGLVQDAQSQDMDLNVSKAEVIDLTDYNLGSIGEIKDALTSSDDPGNDSKLTEVEIAVIYNGNSSSSSFGQVSYLFVTDATAR; encoded by the coding sequence ATGAAGAAGTTCCTTTCTCTGGCACTTGCTCTGGTGATGGCGCTGTCCCTGTTCACCGTTGCAAGCGCTGCGGAGTACAAGGATCTCACCGACAAGGACGAGATCACCTACTCCGAGGCTGTTGCCGTGCTGAACAAGCTTGGCATCATCTCCGGCTATGAAGACGGTTCCTTCAAGCCCGACACCGCTCTGAACCGCGCCCAGGCTGCCAAGATCATGTGCGGCCTGCTGCTGACCCAGGCCACGGCTGACAAGCTGACCGTCAGCGCCGCTCCCTTTAAGGATGTGGCCGCTGATTACTGGGCCGCCGCCTACATCTCCTACTGCAAGAACGCGAAGATTCTGGACGGCTACAGCGATGGCACCTTCCGTCCCACCGCTACCCTGACCGGCTATCAGTTCGTGAAGATGCTGCTGACCGCTCTGGGCTACAGCTCCGAGACCGAGAAGTTCACCGGCTCCGGCTGGACCCTGAACGTTGCCAAGGTCTCCAACGGCATCGGCCTGACCAACGGCAATGACGAGTTCGGCGGCAACAGCGAGGTCACCCGTGAGGAGGCCTGCCTGTACGCTCTGAACATGCTGAAGGCTACCCAGGTTACCTATGACGGCACCACCGTTTCCGTCACCACCGGCGACGCTCAGGTCATCGTTGGCTCCCAGAAGGCCTACAAGGTTGAGAACAACGGTTCCTCTGATGGCAACATCAAGGATGACGGCTACATGCAGTTTGCTGAGGAGCACTTCGGCGCTCTGAAGATCAGCAACAGCAACGACAGCGATGATTTCGGCCGTCCCTCCAACTCCTGGAGCTACAAGAACGTGACCTTTGGCACCTATGCCAAGCAGCCCACCTTCACCTACACTGCTGCCGCCTCTGGCGACGATGCTGCTGATAAGGTCAAGAACATGGGCCTGAAGAACTACAAGCTGGCTGACCAGGATAGCGATACCGATGGCGTGCAGTTTACTGCTTATACCAACGGTCGTCTGGACGACAAGAGCATTACCAAGCTGACTGACATCCCCGCGCTGACCGCCAACGGCACTGTTGTTGAGGTCTACACCGACGATGATACCGCTGATCTGATCACCGATATCGTGGTTGTCAAGTCTCAGCTGATGCAGGTCAACCGCGTCAGCACCACTGCCAAGACTGTCTCCCTGAAGAAGGTCGAGTCTGAGAATACCAATGTTGTTTCCGTTGTCGCTGTTGACGAGGACAACGATTACTATCCCGTCCTGTCCCAGCTGAAGGCTGACGACTATGTGGTCATCACCCCGGTTAAGGCTTCTGCTTCCGGTGATGTGGAAGTGGCTGCTGCTTACAAGGCCACCACCGACTCCGGCGCTCTGTCCAAGGTCTCCATGAAGACCAATGGCGATGTCAACGGCGTCACCCTGAACGGCACCGCTTACAAGCTGAGCGCCATCAACGATGGTTTTGCTGATCTGAATGCTGGCAGCGTTGTCAACGCCAGCAAGGACAGCACTCTGTATCTGGATAAGTACGGCTATGCCATGTACATCACCGATGTCACCACCGGCACCGACTTCTTCATCTACAGCAGCATGTACAACACTCTGGTCGATGGCAAGCTGGTTCACGTTGCCCAGGGCTATGACTTGGAGGGCAATGCTGTGTCCCTGAACATCGGTACCAATGATGAGGATACCAGTGTCCTGCCCGCTGGTATGACCATGGGCACCATCTATGCCTACAGCACCAGCGGCTCCAAGAACAACGGTGAGTATAAGATCACCACGGCTGAGTCCACTAATGATTCTGATGGCAGAAAGTATGTTGACAATACCGGCCTGACCCTGACTCAGAACGCCAGCGCCACCAACATCCCCTCTAAGGGCTACTATGCTTCCGGCGTGAAGTTCGTGTATCTGAGCGTGAATGACGGCGAGATCGATAAGGTCACCGTCCGCGAGGGAGTCCAGAAGGTTTCCGGCCTGTCTGCTAAGCTGGTCTTCAACAAGGATGATGAAATCACTTATGTGGTCATTACCGGCGATGCTGAGGATGCCACCGGCACAAACGTGGCCTTCGTTTCCAAGAAGACTGGTGAGACCAGCGTGGGCAACAAGGCTGCTGACATTTACACCCTGTATATTGACGGTGTGAAGACTGAGGGTGTCATCTCCAAGAATCAGGGTCTGGCTGGCCAGTTCGTTACTTATGCTGCTGGCGACGATAACGTCTATACCCTGAAGGCTTACACCAGCTCTACCAACACCACTTCCGTGGCTACTGGCCTGACTTTGGACACTGTTGCCGATCAGTTTGTTGGCACTCGTTACCTGGTTGGCCTGGTCCAGGATGCACAGAGCCAGGATATGGATCTGAACGTCTCCAAGGCTGAGGTCATTGACCTGACCGATTACAACTTGGGCTCCATCGGCGAGATCAAGGATGCCCTGACCTCTTCCGATGATCCTGGCAACGACAGCAAGCTGACCGAGGTTGAGATTGCTGTGATCTACAACGGCAACTCCAGCTCCAGCAGCTTTGGCCAGGTGTCCTACCTGTTCGTTACCGACGCCACCGCTCGCTAA
- the dnaK gene encoding molecular chaperone DnaK, which produces MSKVIGIDLGTTNSCVAVMEGGEAVVIANAEGNRTTPSVVAFSKTGERMVGQVAKRQAITNPDRTIASIKREMGSDYKVTVDSKSYTPQEISAMILQKLKADAEAYLGSPVTEAVITVPAYFTDSQRQATKDAGKIAGLEVKRIINEPTAAALAYGVDKESAQKIMVYDLGGGTFDVSILEIDDGVIEVLATAGNNRLGGDDFDECVMKYLVSEFKRTDGVDLSTDKVAMQRLKEAAEKAKIELSGVTTSNINLPYITADATGPKHLDVTLSRAKFNELTAHLVDATMGPVRQAMSDAGLKPADLSKVLLVGGSSRIPAVQDAVKKFTGSEPFKGINPDECVAMGAALQAGVLTGDVKGLLLLDVTPLSLGIETMGGVFTKLIDRNTTIPVKKSQIFSTAADNQTSVEVNVLQGEREMAAANKSLGRFHLDGIAPARRGVPQIEVTFDIDANGIVNVSAKDLGTGKEQHITITSSSNMSKDDIEKAVKEAEQYAAQDAKLKEEVETRNQADQMVYQSEKTLSEMGDKIPADEKAKVQSGIDKLKEALKGTDIPAIKAATEELTQTFYAVSEKLYQQANPQGAAGAQPGGEDASAGAQGGQYYDADYKVVDEDDKNK; this is translated from the coding sequence ATGTCTAAAGTAATCGGCATCGACTTAGGTACAACCAATTCCTGCGTGGCGGTGATGGAGGGCGGCGAGGCCGTCGTCATCGCCAACGCTGAGGGCAACCGCACCACGCCGTCCGTGGTGGCGTTTTCCAAGACCGGAGAGCGCATGGTGGGCCAGGTGGCAAAGCGCCAGGCCATCACCAACCCCGACCGCACCATCGCCTCCATCAAGAGGGAGATGGGCAGCGACTATAAAGTCACCGTGGACAGCAAGTCCTACACCCCCCAGGAGATCAGCGCCATGATCCTGCAGAAGCTGAAGGCTGACGCGGAGGCCTATCTTGGAAGCCCGGTGACCGAGGCAGTCATCACTGTCCCCGCCTATTTCACCGACTCCCAGCGTCAGGCCACCAAGGACGCCGGCAAGATCGCCGGACTTGAGGTCAAGCGCATCATCAACGAGCCTACCGCCGCGGCCCTGGCCTACGGCGTGGACAAGGAGTCCGCACAGAAGATCATGGTCTACGACTTGGGCGGCGGTACCTTCGACGTCTCCATCCTTGAGATTGACGACGGCGTCATCGAGGTGCTGGCCACCGCCGGCAACAACCGCCTGGGCGGCGACGACTTCGACGAGTGCGTCATGAAGTATCTGGTCAGCGAGTTCAAGCGCACCGACGGGGTGGACCTCTCCACCGACAAGGTGGCCATGCAGCGCCTGAAGGAGGCCGCCGAGAAGGCCAAGATCGAGCTCTCCGGCGTCACCACCTCCAATATCAACCTGCCCTATATCACCGCCGATGCCACCGGCCCCAAGCACCTGGATGTGACGCTGAGCCGGGCCAAGTTCAACGAGCTCACCGCCCATCTGGTGGACGCCACCATGGGACCCGTGCGCCAGGCCATGTCCGACGCCGGCCTTAAGCCCGCCGACCTTTCCAAGGTCCTGCTGGTGGGCGGCTCCAGCCGTATCCCCGCCGTGCAGGATGCCGTGAAGAAATTCACCGGTTCCGAGCCCTTCAAGGGCATCAACCCCGATGAGTGCGTGGCCATGGGCGCCGCCCTCCAGGCCGGCGTGCTGACCGGCGATGTGAAGGGCCTGCTGCTGCTGGACGTCACGCCGCTGTCTCTTGGCATTGAAACCATGGGCGGTGTGTTCACCAAGCTCATTGACCGCAACACCACCATCCCCGTGAAGAAGAGCCAGATTTTCTCCACCGCCGCCGACAACCAGACCTCCGTGGAGGTCAACGTACTCCAGGGCGAGCGGGAGATGGCCGCGGCCAACAAATCCTTAGGACGCTTCCACCTGGACGGCATCGCCCCGGCCCGCCGCGGCGTGCCCCAGATCGAGGTGACCTTCGATATCGACGCCAACGGCATCGTCAACGTCTCCGCCAAGGACCTGGGCACCGGCAAGGAGCAGCACATCACCATCACCTCCTCCTCCAACATGTCCAAGGATGACATTGAGAAGGCGGTCAAGGAGGCGGAGCAGTACGCGGCTCAGGATGCCAAGCTGAAAGAAGAGGTGGAGACCCGCAACCAGGCCGACCAGATGGTCTACCAGAGCGAAAAGACCCTCTCTGAAATGGGCGACAAGATCCCCGCCGATGAGAAGGCCAAGGTCCAGTCGGGTATCGACAAGCTGAAGGAGGCCCTGAAGGGCACGGACATCCCCGCCATCAAGGCCGCCACCGAAGAGCTGACCCAGACCTTCTATGCGGTCAGCGAGAAGCTGTACCAGCAGGCCAATCCCCAGGGCGCGGCCGGGGCGCAGCCGGGCGGCGAGGACGCCAGCGCGGGCGCGCAGGGCGGTCAGTATTACGACGCGGACTACAAGGTCGTGGATGAGGACGACAAGAACAAGTAA
- a CDS encoding putative hydro-lyase, with the protein MEQNLTPLKVRHMARSGRLTSPTAGLCPGYAQANLIILPGRWARDFREYARRNSAPCPVLEVLEGSPKTRLMASDGDITTDFPAYRIYRGGVLCQEETDVSALWQPDFVGFLIGCSFSFEEALLRAGIEMRHITMGRNVPMYKTSIPTHPAGPFRGPMVCSMRPMTPEHARLAAEITARFPHVHGGPVQIDRPEEIGIPDLSRPDYGDAVEVRPGEVPVFWPCGVTPQAAVEAAKPPIAITHAPGHMFVTDVKNESLGDLLSAHQP; encoded by the coding sequence ATGGAACAAAATCTCACCCCCCTAAAGGTCCGGCACATGGCCCGCAGCGGCCGCCTGACCTCTCCCACAGCTGGTCTGTGCCCGGGCTACGCCCAGGCCAACCTCATCATCCTGCCCGGCCGGTGGGCCCGGGACTTTCGGGAGTACGCCCGGCGCAACAGCGCCCCCTGCCCGGTCCTTGAGGTGTTGGAGGGCTCTCCCAAAACCCGCCTGATGGCCTCCGACGGGGACATCACCACCGACTTCCCCGCCTACCGCATCTATCGCGGCGGCGTCCTCTGCCAGGAGGAGACGGACGTATCCGCCCTCTGGCAGCCGGACTTTGTGGGCTTTCTCATCGGGTGCAGCTTTTCCTTTGAGGAGGCCCTGCTCCGCGCCGGAATCGAGATGCGCCACATCACCATGGGCCGCAATGTGCCCATGTACAAGACCAGCATCCCGACCCACCCGGCCGGCCCCTTCCGGGGGCCCATGGTGTGCAGCATGCGGCCGATGACCCCGGAGCACGCACGTCTTGCGGCGGAGATCACCGCCCGGTTTCCCCATGTCCACGGCGGCCCGGTACAGATCGACCGCCCGGAGGAGATCGGCATCCCGGATCTCTCCCGCCCGGACTACGGCGACGCGGTGGAGGTTCGGCCCGGAGAGGTGCCGGTCTTCTGGCCCTGCGGCGTGACGCCCCAGGCCGCGGTGGAGGCCGCAAAACCGCCCATCGCCATCACCCACGCCCCGGGCCACATGTTCGTCACCGACGTGAAAAACGAATCGCTGGGCGATCTGCTCTCCGCCCATCAGCCATAA
- a CDS encoding DUF3870 domain-containing protein, producing the protein MRYPEQSLLVVGMAKPSREDAIYATHGEFYISLVLCRETGEILDMGCNTIVGVTAEFVRQLLVGKRLPEELPTLEREIRTRYFALTQKPLIAALKDASNRYLIARGQ; encoded by the coding sequence ATGCGTTATCCGGAGCAATCCCTCCTGGTGGTGGGGATGGCCAAGCCCAGCCGGGAGGACGCCATCTACGCCACCCACGGGGAGTTTTACATCAGTCTGGTGCTCTGCCGGGAGACAGGGGAGATTCTGGACATGGGCTGCAACACCATCGTGGGCGTCACGGCGGAATTTGTGCGCCAGCTGTTGGTGGGAAAGCGGCTGCCGGAAGAACTTCCGACGCTGGAGCGGGAAATCCGCACCCGTTACTTTGCCCTGACCCAAAAGCCGCTGATCGCCGCGCTGAAGGACGCCTCCAACCGGTATCTCATCGCAAGAGGACAGTAA
- a CDS encoding LamB/YcsF family protein — translation MKLVDLNCDLGESFGAYTIGADEEVLGCVSSANIACGFHAGDPLVMARTVALAGERGTAVGAHPGFPDLMGFGRRNMSLTPDEAEACVVYQIGALLAFARRAGLRLQHVKPHGALYNMAAKDNSLADAIARAVSSVDNELILLGQGCLLDAARRAGLRSASEVFADRAYQRDGTLVPRSREGAVIHSRDAAIARTVRMVEEGRVTAVTGEDIPIQADSICIHGDSPSALEFARSIRSALESRGVTVAPLSRVVF, via the coding sequence ATGAAACTTGTGGATCTCAACTGCGATCTGGGGGAAAGTTTCGGCGCCTACACCATCGGCGCCGACGAAGAGGTCTTAGGCTGTGTCTCCTCCGCCAACATCGCCTGCGGCTTTCACGCCGGGGACCCGCTGGTGATGGCGCGCACCGTCGCCCTGGCGGGGGAGAGGGGAACGGCCGTGGGCGCCCACCCCGGCTTTCCGGACCTGATGGGCTTTGGCCGGCGGAACATGTCCCTCACGCCCGACGAGGCGGAGGCCTGCGTGGTCTACCAGATCGGCGCCCTCTTGGCATTTGCGCGGCGAGCCGGCCTGCGATTGCAGCACGTAAAGCCCCACGGGGCCCTCTACAACATGGCGGCAAAGGACAACTCCCTGGCGGACGCCATTGCCCGGGCGGTCTCTTCCGTGGACAATGAGCTGATTCTGCTGGGCCAGGGGTGCCTTCTTGACGCGGCCCGCAGGGCGGGTCTCCGGTCCGCCAGCGAGGTCTTTGCCGACCGGGCCTATCAGCGTGACGGCACCCTGGTGCCCCGGAGCCGGGAGGGTGCCGTCATCCACAGCCGGGACGCGGCCATTGCCCGGACCGTCCGCATGGTGGAGGAGGGGCGTGTCACCGCCGTCACCGGAGAGGACATCCCCATCCAGGCCGACTCCATCTGCATCCACGGGGACAGCCCCTCGGCGCTGGAGTTTGCCCGCTCCATCCGCTCCGCTCTGGAGAGCCGGGGCGTGACGGTCGCCCCGCTGAGCCGGGTGGTCTTTTAA
- a CDS encoding DUF4392 domain-containing protein, producing MDFEQMLYEQLRQGSRGLRAPMPALRELSGVLLRSRSALVLTGFPVDCGTVAGETDGPIGAAEIAGALTAIGCQVEVATDAPSYRSVEEALELASPEAGLTVVPFLETGRFIRRLFDRCQPDLVLAIERPGKGMDGHFHNMRGAVIDRMTADTDSCLQLARQRSITTVAIGDGGNELGMGALYGEVCAHVPHGVEIAAVEPAQFTLAAGVSNWWGAGLAALLSHATGRELMLSEQGETELLRAIVGAGAVDGCTGRRTMSVDGLELSAHLKVRRALMQLLKEQETLCG from the coding sequence ATGGACTTTGAGCAGATGCTGTATGAACAGCTGCGGCAGGGGAGCCGGGGGCTTCGCGCGCCCATGCCGGCGCTGCGGGAGCTGAGCGGGGTGCTGCTGCGCAGCCGCTCCGCGCTGGTGCTGACCGGATTCCCGGTGGACTGCGGCACCGTGGCGGGCGAGACGGACGGCCCCATCGGCGCGGCGGAGATCGCGGGCGCGCTGACCGCTATAGGATGCCAGGTGGAAGTGGCCACGGATGCGCCGTCCTACCGGAGCGTGGAGGAAGCTCTTGAGCTTGCATCGCCAGAGGCGGGGCTGACGGTTGTTCCATTTTTGGAGACAGGGCGGTTCATCAGAAGGCTCTTTGACCGCTGTCAGCCCGACCTGGTACTTGCCATCGAGCGGCCGGGCAAGGGCATGGACGGCCACTTCCACAACATGCGGGGCGCTGTGATCGACCGCATGACGGCGGATACGGACAGCTGCCTCCAACTGGCACGCCAGCGGTCCATCACAACAGTGGCCATCGGCGACGGCGGCAACGAGTTGGGGATGGGGGCGCTCTACGGTGAGGTGTGCGCCCATGTGCCCCACGGTGTGGAGATCGCCGCGGTGGAGCCGGCCCAGTTCACTTTGGCGGCCGGGGTGTCCAACTGGTGGGGGGCCGGCCTTGCGGCGCTGCTGTCCCACGCCACGGGCCGGGAGCTGATGCTTTCGGAGCAGGGAGAGACGGAGCTGCTGCGGGCCATCGTCGGCGCCGGGGCGGTGGACGGATGCACCGGACGGCGGACCATGAGCGTGGACGGCCTGGAGCTGTCCGCGCACCTGAAGGTCCGCAGGGCGCTTATGCAGCTGCTGAAGGAACAGGAGACACTGTGCGGATGA
- a CDS encoding biotin-dependent carboxyltransferase family protein, translating to MSIRVEQGGLLTTVQDMGRTGYQQYGMSVAGVLDQRAAALANFLVGNVENEAVLEVSLLGPRLLFTQDNCIALTGGDLGAELDGAPVPLYAAVAARKGQILSFTGPKSGCRAYLAFAGGLDIPIVMGSRSTFLKSQLGGYQGRQLSSGDEIAFRAPRPILPMMSRRRLMERTASSLLRVVLGPQDDAFTPEGLETFLSSEYTLTNQFDRMGCRLDGPVIAHRAGADILSDGISFGAVQVPSSGKPILMLADRQTVGGYTKIACVISADFSALAQAKAGDRFRFEAVSMEQAQALYIAQRQELSGINRSLNAGVFRRLFHR from the coding sequence GTGAGCATCCGTGTGGAACAGGGCGGCCTTTTGACCACGGTGCAGGACATGGGCCGCACCGGCTATCAGCAGTACGGCATGTCCGTTGCCGGCGTGCTGGACCAAAGGGCCGCGGCTTTGGCCAATTTTTTGGTGGGCAACGTGGAAAATGAGGCCGTGCTGGAGGTCTCCCTCCTTGGGCCCCGGCTGCTCTTCACCCAGGACAACTGCATCGCCCTCACCGGCGGCGACCTGGGCGCGGAACTGGACGGCGCGCCGGTGCCCCTGTACGCGGCTGTGGCGGCGAGGAAAGGTCAGATTCTTTCCTTTACCGGTCCCAAAAGCGGCTGTCGGGCCTATCTGGCCTTTGCCGGCGGGCTGGACATCCCGATAGTCATGGGCAGCCGCTCCACCTTCCTCAAGTCACAGTTGGGCGGCTATCAGGGCCGGCAGCTGAGCTCCGGAGACGAGATCGCCTTCCGCGCGCCCAGACCCATCCTGCCTATGATGAGCAGGCGGCGCCTGATGGAGCGGACCGCCTCTTCCTTGCTTCGGGTAGTCCTTGGTCCCCAGGACGATGCCTTCACCCCGGAGGGGCTGGAGACCTTCCTCTCCTCCGAATATACGCTTACCAACCAGTTTGACCGCATGGGCTGCCGGCTGGACGGGCCGGTCATCGCCCATCGGGCCGGGGCGGACATTCTCTCCGACGGCATCTCCTTCGGCGCCGTGCAGGTGCCCTCCAGCGGGAAGCCCATCCTCATGCTGGCGGACCGCCAGACCGTGGGCGGCTACACCAAGATCGCCTGCGTGATCTCCGCCGACTTCTCCGCACTGGCCCAGGCCAAGGCCGGGGACCGGTTCCGCTTTGAAGCGGTGAGCATGGAACAGGCCCAGGCTTTGTACATCGCCCAGCGGCAGGAGCTCAGCGGCATCAACCGCAGCCTCAACGCCGGAGTGTTCCGCCGCCTTTTCCACCGATGA